The proteins below are encoded in one region of Pyxidicoccus trucidator:
- the rapZ gene encoding RNase adapter RapZ, with protein sequence MTAPAKQIVVITGMSGSGKSTAIRALEDAGFFCIDNLPVLLLPKLTELAGGGNFERMALVVDVREGVFLKDAPRMLAEVRRAGHQVEVLFLDSSDDSLIRRFSETRRRHPLAPSGTVAEGIKAEREALRDLRELADQVIDSSALNVHDLKRMVQARFSPEPAAGPSLSIMSFGYRYGVPPQADLVLDVRFLPNPYFVPELKGLTGKVPKVSAYVLDREETQQFLEKVVDLCRFLFPRYQKEGKAYLTVALGCTGGKHRSVAIAAELTRRLQDANTRVQLWDRDIEKE encoded by the coding sequence GTGACCGCGCCCGCCAAGCAAATCGTCGTCATCACCGGCATGTCCGGCTCCGGAAAGTCCACCGCCATCCGGGCGCTGGAGGATGCGGGGTTCTTCTGTATCGACAACCTGCCGGTCCTGCTGCTGCCCAAGCTCACGGAGCTGGCGGGTGGCGGCAACTTCGAGCGCATGGCCCTGGTGGTGGACGTCCGCGAGGGCGTCTTCCTCAAGGACGCGCCGCGCATGCTGGCCGAGGTCCGCCGCGCCGGGCACCAGGTGGAGGTGCTCTTCCTGGACTCCAGCGATGACAGCCTCATCCGCCGCTTCAGCGAGACGCGCCGCCGCCACCCGCTGGCGCCCAGCGGCACCGTCGCCGAGGGCATCAAGGCCGAGCGCGAGGCGCTGCGCGACTTGCGCGAGCTGGCGGACCAGGTCATCGACTCGTCCGCGCTGAACGTGCACGACTTGAAGCGCATGGTGCAGGCGCGCTTCAGCCCGGAGCCGGCGGCGGGGCCCAGCCTGTCCATCATGTCGTTCGGCTACCGGTACGGGGTGCCGCCGCAGGCGGACCTCGTCCTGGACGTGCGCTTCTTGCCCAACCCGTACTTCGTCCCCGAGCTGAAGGGGCTGACGGGCAAGGTGCCGAAGGTGTCCGCCTACGTGCTGGACCGCGAGGAGACGCAGCAGTTCCTCGAGAAGGTCGTGGACCTCTGCCGCTTCCTCTTCCCCCGCTACCAGAAGGAGGGGAAGGCGTACCTCACCGTCGCGCTGGGGTGCACGGGCGGCAAGCACCGCTCGGTGGCCATCGCCGCCGAGCTGACGCGCCGCCTCCAGGACGCCAACACCCGCGTCCAGCTCTGGGACCGCGACATCGAGAAGGAGTAG
- the hprK gene encoding HPr(Ser) kinase/phosphatase: MKSIRISQLLDDRDYDLRLTLVAGSGGLARTVDSSRIQKPGLALAGFTEHLHPHRVQVFGNTEISYLRTLPEEKQHESLAKLFGEEDLACVVVTKELEIPAALVAACEAGGLALMKTPLLSSDFIMRIQTFLEEALTESSSLHGVLMDVFGVGILLLGKSGIGKSEIALDLVMRAHRLVADDIVDVTRRKGAVYGAGNPVIKHHMEIRGLGIINIKDLFGVAAVREQKKIELVIELQEWDPHQEYDRLGVDDKHLQIVGVDIPLSVVPVRPGRNMATIIEVAARNQLLKLQGHHSAREFAERLNRAIAEGAMRRTLGEEVE, encoded by the coding sequence ATGAAATCCATCCGCATCTCCCAGCTCCTGGACGACCGCGACTACGACTTGCGGCTGACCCTGGTCGCCGGCTCCGGCGGCCTGGCGCGCACCGTGGACTCGTCGCGCATCCAGAAGCCGGGCCTGGCCCTGGCGGGCTTCACCGAGCACCTGCACCCCCACCGCGTCCAGGTCTTCGGCAACACCGAGATTTCCTACCTCCGCACCCTGCCGGAGGAGAAACAGCACGAGTCGCTCGCCAAGCTGTTCGGCGAGGAGGACCTGGCCTGCGTCGTCGTGACGAAGGAGCTGGAGATTCCGGCCGCCCTCGTCGCCGCGTGCGAGGCGGGGGGCCTGGCCCTGATGAAGACGCCGCTGCTCTCCAGCGACTTCATCATGCGCATCCAGACCTTCCTGGAGGAGGCCCTCACCGAGTCCAGCAGCCTCCACGGCGTGCTGATGGACGTCTTCGGCGTCGGCATCCTGCTGCTGGGCAAGAGCGGCATCGGCAAGAGCGAGATTGCCCTGGACCTGGTGATGCGGGCCCACCGGCTGGTGGCCGACGACATCGTCGACGTCACCCGCCGCAAGGGCGCCGTCTACGGCGCCGGCAACCCCGTCATCAAGCACCACATGGAGATTCGGGGCCTCGGCATCATCAACATCAAGGACCTCTTCGGGGTTGCCGCCGTCCGAGAGCAGAAGAAGATTGAATTGGTCATCGAGTTGCAGGAGTGGGACCCGCATCAGGAGTACGACCGTTTGGGAGTGGACGACAAACATCTCCAAATCGTCGGGGTGGACATCCCGCTGTCCGTGGTTCCGGTCCGTCCGGGCCGTAACATGGCGACCATCATCGAGGTGGCCGCCCGCAACCAGTTGCTGAAGCTGCAGGGCCACCATTCGGCGCGAGAGTTCGCCGAGCGGCTCAACCGCGCCATCGCCGAAGGGGCGATGCGCCGCACCCTGGGAGAAGAGGTCGAGTGA